The sequence below is a genomic window from Montipora capricornis isolate CH-2021 chromosome 14, ASM3666992v2, whole genome shotgun sequence.
AGGGACGATCGACCACTAGTGTACTCCAAGCTATACGAGATGACATAGTAAAAGCCATGAAACGTTCGAATTAACTATGATGATCTTAGCCGACTTCTCCAAAGCCTTTGATACGATCTGCTTCAGAAATCCTATCACCAAGATGAGTAAACTAGGTTTCTCAAGAGACTTCCTGATATGGACACTCAATTATGTTATGCATCGTAAACAATTTGTTCAGATCGATGACACGTGCTTAGAGGTTAAAAACGTGAATTTTGGGGTTCCCCAAGGCTCCATCTTGGGTCCGGTGTTATTCAATATTTATGTTGCTGATCTTCAGGACAATGTAAATGTCAAATGCTTCCAGTATGCGGACGACACAACAATCTACGATCACGCCAAAATATCTGACCTAAATAGCTGTTGAAACACTATCTACCAATcaattaagaaacggtccagataagaacgatagcaacaacggcaacgaacatgttggaattcaattggtatgcaaaaaggtgataacttttctattgtctgtacttacttctgattggcttaaacagcaaacggttaacaaaacttcataaagcagtattatattcatccttactttccaaccatcttccatctttcatctggtctcagtttaaatgaattccacagaaatcgtatgtggggaatgtttcttggcttttgttttcaactcttgtgccggattggtcaaaatcttttaacacaaaaaaacaccctttcaaagtgggctgtaaatgaattttactgccttcctgtaggtttatgcattctctgtgtaaaaatgataacattcctatgtggggaaacttgaagccccgttgccgcataacaaaggaaattgctatccaccttacaatAAACCAAGTGTCTGGTCTAAGGAGAGTACCCTCGCCTTTAACAACGACAAAACCAAGGTTATGATCCTCTCCAGCCAGCAAATGTCCAGAGTATATGACCTTGACGAGTACGATCCTAACATCGCAGTCAGTGGCCGTTATAAACTAGAACGTATTAAATCTTGCAAACTGCTTGGAGTTCACATCATTAAGTGGGACGATCACATCAAGCACACGGTATCACGATGCTACGCCACTCTATCAATActaagaaaactgaaaaatctCGCTAAATATGAGCTCAGAAAGCAGCTAGCAGAAACATTGATTTTGTCAAAACTAGATTATGCCGATCTGGTTTTTTACCCTCTACCACAATTCTTACTTCGCCGTATGCAACGGGTTCAATTTGCTGCTGCAAGTTTTGTACTCGGTCACTATGTTAAGAACTTTCGGGATATACTTAAAATCGGATGGCTTCCAATCAATGAGAGAAGAGATCTGAACCTCCTGAAATCATTCTTTAAAGCTTTGCATAACCCTGAGACTTGGCCAGATTATCTTAAAATGATAAAACATGCAGGAATGCCCCAAGGAACTGCGCTCAAGCAATTCAATTAGATTAGTGGTCCCGACCGAAAACGGCACTTTCCAAGATAACGCGTCGATGCTATTTAATAATCTACCAGAAACTATTAGAAACTGTAAAGATTACAGAACCTTTTTAAGACTCTCAAGGAATTTTTTAAGAAACAGAGTACAAAGCGATTAGTTAGTTTTACTGTAatagtctgcctcctcttcaaagcgagtccaagtgcgaagtttttgttatgttaattagttctactttacatatgaatgaaaactaattttcataacaaaaacttcgcacttagactcgctatgaagaggaggcagacttgaactcggaaaggGCCTATTGCATTCTGTTAATCCTGTTTCTACTGTATAATTTGTAAATAACTtagtttgatttattttgtaattgTAATCAATGTAATTTAACAGGGAAGAGCCACCCAGTGGATCTGTtaataaatcattattattattattattattattattattattattattattattattattattattattattattactactaccgGCGGGTGTAGACTTTCTAAATTATTTCACACTTGTTAAAACAGAAATATGTATTATTTTACATACCCCACCACGTCCGAGCCGTCCGCAGACATCTCAGGCCGCGTGAGAAAAGCTGGggtttcaaaaagaaactggAACCCACTCCACAACGACCGCTGGTTTTCCTTACTGTCACGCATTAGTCGGACTAGTCGTGATGATGTTTGCCCAAAGTTGAGTTTATCCGGCATTCTGCTCGTCGATTCCTTGTTCTATCAGTAGGTTAATACTGATACTGATAGGGTAGGCCATGGCCTACCCCACGTTTTGTCTACACCCCATGCATTCATTGTCAACGTCCATTACAAAAACATATCAACAATCACACAGACAATGTAAATGGTGTAACATTCGTTACCCGTAAGCACATATCCCCCGAgggacctttttttttcctttggttaAAATCATAAACCGCGTGATGTCGTATCCGCCACAAGTTCACTTTGGTTTTTGTGGTCATAGGCTTGGCCGGATGTGATTATAGCGGCTTGGTTCCGTTATTGTGATAGTGAGTGGAGATTTTGTTTCTTTACGccaggggcgtagcgtccatatacgcacgtacgcccgtgcgtacagctcaaatccgggaatccttattccatggaagcattaatttttttagtcataaaatcgggccaagttttttaaatttcaaattaaagttgtgtctgtgtgtgagtatttccagtatATTTGCATTAACCCAtacaggcctggccaaacggatccaacattatccaacattgttggacgctGTTGAAAAGTGTCGAAAGAGGAgaccaaacgaatgcaacatgttggatccagAAACTCAAGAGTCTGGGACCAAAATCTACCCAGACAGACTCTCGCCATGTTGGCGTTTTGTTCCAGAATCTGGGAACTGCAACACTGTCCGGTCTCCAAAGGTCTTGCACCGGCCAGTGAATAAATATtcggggcacccaacgagtaatTTCAGGAAATATCTTTTCGTTCGGAATGGTTGGCTAGACATTTTCGAATATTCGAACTCAAACTTTCGCAGCGCACTACGATTTTGGACATTTTCAGCAGAGATTTCCTAGGTATTTAGAAAAAGTAGTGAAGGGTCTGAAGAGTGCTTAGAAATTGCGAAACAATGTTGAAGAATTCTACAATTTTACTCAACTGAGTGATAGTTAAATAGCATAAAATTTGACGATTTATAACTTGTATCATTTTCGCCAAAGTTGAGAATCGGCATATTATGAAGcaatcccctaaaattttcggaatttttttttttcaccagaCCTGTCACGATTTTTAACACTTTCGGAAGTGGCAAAAATGCCATCTAGAAATTTCTACATACCTGAAGTTCTTCTTGGTAGAACATCCGAACCGATGAAAACACTAACCCGATAAACTCACCAAACCAGCTTTTAAAGCATTTTGGAAACTGACAAATCAAATTTGAAGACATCCGGTTTTTGGGATCCCCTGGATTTTGTGATACAGTGATCAGTGTGGATTCTTTTCTCGTGTTTCCCACAGACTGTCTGTTTTTCTTTCGAGGTGCAACAATTTCCGCAAAACGTGATTCCATTATCTCAGGGTCAGAGAAATTAGAATCCAAATGAAGTTTACAGcttaacgagatgcttctgtgaagcatacactgggttgcctgtggtacgtgctacagaaaatcagaaggcactgaattgtgtggtattgaaatacagcattccagtctctgaagaacaacaaataaaagagaagcgagaaacattggcttctgggctgacatgttgatattttcaagttccctcacaacttctgtttaccacaagtgtgccctctgagcatctgacagctttctaatactaaagttcactgaaactaagccctgccgggcggggttagtgtttggatgggagaccaagacaacattcccctcaaaaaacagaagcatcggaccgaaaatactattaactctaacaaatgcgaactcagcaaggtacagatcttgttagcttgctttatgcaaaacaaatattgatgaaaaagcaaataactattgatacacagtttccagaaagagcagaaggaagtttcccggacggtcgatcgagaataaaatatttacgacatgaaaacaacattaattttgaaccgtgaatatagaatataaaaagttacgatcagcgacaaacattttgtgagatttttgctacgttcaagtaaattgcaaaatcgaaagtgacatggccggaattcagcgggtgctgtgattaagttaccgcggcatgtttactcgccaaacagtgaagcatctgtgtcaaatgatggcaagataccgggtttttgtaagtttctttttctggcaagtgttataaagtttgacaatgaaatgagcgaagtcaaaacaaagatcacaatcgcccaactcttgtttatgcaaagtcaaaatttactctccaagacgcgtacgacgttattatcaacaggtaattccatcattctggaaatagcagctactttattattcatctgcgtcacaagttttcactgattttggggctcattttgttgaaactcaagcacactttcaacaggcctgtgaacccttcctgcttacagagcaatactaaaaaacttctcccatatcacatttcaaccttaagctcgaaaattcaatacacaacatgatattataattcacaaaggcagaaaataccacagaatccttttccagcgaaagttttattaaaacttacaacatatttgctcttagaggcgaaaatctcttcctatttcattgcgtgcgtgaagacaagaaactcaattgtgtcaaattaccatgtacttcaggtaaataatgctcactttgatttcgtctcgacgggcattagattgttgtcgaagtccagtactcgtcgcttttgagattcatgcctagtttatccaactgactttccattattgagctccataagggtatattttgtttaagaatccactaaaacgccattcgcgttacatgactttcgacgccattgcaggctaagttaatgattctactgtgtccaccagagaaatctacgcagttccactaccctctcgatcctacgaaaataagcgcagaaggctctatgcaccaAGAAACCACTATACCAGGGAGaggacaggcaagacttttaccgacacggaaaaaaaatactaaaaaaaacaacggaaatctacctactttccgactgggttttgcaacccagtaattaagaCCATTTCTGCCTTTTGGTTTGTCACTCAATTTGAAAGTTCAAGTTAGAGTTATTAATAAAGAGTTTCGTACTGTGAGATTAAAATCTTTTATTAAAGAGTTCAAATCATGACAATTCTGAACATTGCTTGAGCAGTAATAAAAGGAAATGCCTTAAAAATTCAGACTTGAAGGGggttttttactactgtactgATTCAGTGCTCTGGTCCAGTTGAACCATCTTCTGGTAGGTGGTCATATTGTGAGTTTGTATCAAACCCATAAAAAGAATACTGATTtaacaggatttttttttgcagaaagaCTTATTTTTTTGATGGAAATGAGTCATTAAAGAAATGGGTTTCAAGAATAACAAAACATCATTACACATCCTTCCGAGGGTAGCAAGATATGATGGAGCTGAGAAGCAAAAATAGATTTGAATACATTTAATTATTTGTGGCCTTTGAATCCAACAATAATAGTTGCAAACTACATGACTTGtataataacaattttattattaattattgtaggGTTATCCAGGCTACCCAGGAGGGCAGGCTGATCCTTTGTATGGTTATTTTTCTGCAGTTGCTGGCGCTGTGAGTGTGAAATGTTCTAAATATTGTATGAATAACAAATTGATCAGTCACAAGTTGCCTCTGTCTAATTGATCACGATAGAGTCTGACTGTCCTTTTCTAAtaagaagaaagaaatgaacaatactctatttttttttagagTGGCAGGCTTTATTTGAAGTATATTATTGTCAAAAAAATGAATGTGCCACTTATTGAACGACGTACTATTAATCTAATGGTAGCTCTCTTTACATATACAGTGTACAATCTTCCTCAcctcatcatcttcatcaatttgaaatcttttttttgcttgtaaaccgttttattttcaactctgtttgaggccataaaacacgatggtgcgatttcgcacaatcgacctcaaatcgcatccgatcgcacaattcacgaaaaatcgaaaatgaaacataaatcaacacgtttcttagaaattcctgcataaatacgccatttttaagatttttcttggaaaaaggctaaaaaaactttgtcaccttcgatttcgtaaacattcgaagttcaaggctttatttttcatgtcggggacctggtacgagtctcctcttctattggtgcaacacaaacacacGCGCCTATATACACAcacactgaaatgacacagttgccttctcttagagaagagatttgtgaaaaataagcgaagttgtaagtttttttttcggcaaaatgtagtttctttcgttgaaaactgataaaaacttactcatggataagtttgttgtgaaaaaacgctcgctttttttttcttcgacgaagaaggaagttcccaccttccgcccaatctgacagctcacgatcgagcaagaaagtacctcacaggtacggtccacgtggacgatggactgatgttttctcgtcgtgcaatattagggccttttatacgagagaaaaagccgccgcggcttactctggccacggtgtacaaaatacgcaaaaggaactatttatacgaatatatattcccaggtcaatataagccgcggcttgaaaaagacgtgaacgtagattttgtaccatttatacggggtgaacattcgagtcttctgtaagccgccagttataaaacaagcttaaaattatttatcgcataattggcctttctaatcgcacaatctttcctgaaaaaatcgcataatttttgcttttttaatcgcaccctatcagaaggcctgatgcaattacaaaggcaacagtTTCTCtgcagttattttaagaccctgagtgttggtctggccggagtcaAACTCATGACCCTCGCATGGCAGCcagatgctcaaccaactgagccacttgTGCTTCCTGTAGGAAgtttaatttaacccattgactccggAACCCCCTCCTCGTTGCCAAGCGAAGCCTTgatatttgtacattttcattttagctttaaaacaaaggaaaaccatgcAAGGGTCTTTTCACAGTTTGTTTCTGCCTTCAAGGCCACGTGCGTAATTGCTGTAGTCATTTGGGCTGTCACGCAATGGACTAAAAGCGTTGCGTGACAACGAACACTGGATGTTTTCTGCTCATCAAACTCTTCACCATGatcctcttttgtctttttcttttattgtaagCCATTTAAGTAggccattgtagctcattgtaggtcattttagCTCATTGTGGGTtattgtagatcactgtaggtTATTGTACATCActttaggtcattgtagctcattgtatgCCATTGTAGGGCTCTCTtagtagctcattgtaggtcgttagctaattttagcttataatgtacctcattgtaggtcattgtagatcactgtaggtAATTGTGGGTCATTGCAGATCATTGTAGGCCATTGTttgtagatcactgtaggtcattccttgttttagtaactacgctGATTTATCGCAGTCTTAGCTTGACTTGCGTGACGAAGGCAAAACTCCATAACGAGGTAGACTGCTCTACTTGGCCGAAGTCACGCAAAACACCGACTGAAAGTCGAGAAATGCCATGCCGTCctggaaaacagaaaattgtttgGTTTGGAATGGCTGTTTCAATTTGGAGTTTGCTGCTTTGTTTCTTGCAACGTTCACTTTCTTACGATCGAGGCCATGCGAACTTCAATCCAAGCAACAGACTAAAAGTCCCGTTCGACAATGTCCGCAACAAAAGACCAGCTGCCATTATGGTTTCTGATGTTTTCTCGTCTTGTTCACAATTAAATTTCTCTTTCCCTTCTGTCGTCGTGGAACCTTCTGTCTCCGGCCAGGAGTCAAATTTATTTATGTTTGTTCTCATCACTTCTGGAGTGGGTGGCAAATTCTTCTCGGAGAAACGGGATGCGATTCGGAATACGTGGTTAAATCAAAGTGGCGCTAACGTTTGGTGGAGACATGCCTTCGTTTTGGGAAGTGCTGATAATCGCGATGGGCCCAGCGAAAACGAAATCCAGCGAGAGGCAGAGCTCTATAACGATATATTGCAGTTCAGCAGCATCGACAAGTACAACAATTTAGTGATCAAAGTTCTTTCTGGCTTTCGTTGGGCTGTCACGCAGGTAAACCCGCGATTTATTCTAAAGGCCGACGATGATGTGTATGTACGCTTACCCCATTTGATGCTCTGGCTTACTTACTTTGGGAAGGGTCAATTTTACGGGGGATATGTCAATAATGGGGGCATTTATCGCAAGCTCTTAGGACCTTTAGTTGCCCGTTTTTATGGGCGTAACAGTGTATCCTTTGACTGTTACCCCGAAGCTCGTTTCCCACAATATTCCGCTGGACCCTTCTACGTGCTATCGTCTGATGCAATGGTATCTTTACTCCAAAACATGCGTAGATGGAAAGTATTTCCTGTAGAAGACGCATATGTGGGAGTATTAGCAAGAGAGAGTGGCTTAAAGCCCGTAGGTATTCCCGGATTTAAAATAAATGACTATCGGAGACTTCACCACAGGTGTACGTTGAATTCCCTGGTTGCCGTGGGACATCAATATAGCATCTCGGATCTGTATTACATCGAAAGCAAATTACGAGAAGCCGATAAACTTAATCTTTCGACGAATGTCTGTTTGTGTGTTACTTGTGAACTTTTAACACATCCTTTTCTCTTTGTATTTACGTGCTTC
It includes:
- the LOC138032445 gene encoding beta-1,3-galactosyltransferase 1-like — protein: MPCRPGKQKIVWFGMAVSIWSLLLCFLQRSLSYDRGHANFNPSNRLKVPFDNVRNKRPAAIMVSDVFSSCSQLNFSFPSVVVEPSVSGQESNLFMFVLITSGVGGKFFSEKRDAIRNTWLNQSGANVWWRHAFVLGSADNRDGPSENEIQREAELYNDILQFSSIDKYNNLVIKVLSGFRWAVTQVNPRFILKADDDVYVRLPHLMLWLTYFGKGQFYGGYVNNGGIYRKLLGPLVARFYGRNSVSFDCYPEARFPQYSAGPFYVLSSDAMVSLLQNMRRWKVFPVEDAYVGVLARESGLKPVGIPGFKINDYRRLHHRCTLNSLVAVGHQYSISDLYYIESKLREADKLNLSTNVCLCVTCELLTHPFLFVFTCFGVVFTVIVKIIRRKRNLLYRY